In Rouxiella sp. WC2420, the following proteins share a genomic window:
- the sdhE gene encoding FAD assembly factor SdhE, with protein sequence MDINNKSRIQWACRRGMKELDMAIMPFFVYEFDTLSDEDKTQFARLLECDDPDLFNWLMNYGEPNDLELKRIVSLIQTRNKDRGPVAM encoded by the coding sequence ATGGATATAAACAATAAATCCCGCATCCAATGGGCCTGCCGCCGAGGCATGAAAGAGCTGGATATGGCCATCATGCCGTTCTTTGTGTATGAGTTTGATACCCTTAGCGATGAAGATAAAACGCAGTTTGCTCGCCTGCTGGAGTGTGATGACCCGGATCTGTTTAACTGGCTGATGAACTACGGTGAGCCGAACGATCTCGAGTTAAAACGTATTGTTAGCCTGATTCAGACGCGAAATAAAGACCGTGGCCCTGTGGCAATGTGA
- a CDS encoding protein YgfX produces the protein MALWQCDLRVSWRSQLFSLAVHGMVILLILLLPWPPGDWIIWLVLLVIMVSQAIRSQRRISARHGEIALLAQDRLLWRKLEWRIRQPVWMIDSGILLSLTREQKRRGWRRIFRSNKQKLWLASDSMSEAEWRHLRQILLTGKRDSEPAKNHHHPL, from the coding sequence GTGGCCCTGTGGCAATGTGATCTTCGCGTGTCGTGGCGTAGCCAGCTGTTTTCGCTGGCTGTTCATGGCATGGTGATTTTGCTGATTCTGCTGCTGCCGTGGCCGCCGGGCGACTGGATAATCTGGTTGGTATTGCTGGTGATCATGGTTTCGCAGGCAATCCGCAGTCAACGCCGCATCAGCGCCAGACACGGTGAAATAGCACTGTTGGCACAGGATCGACTGCTGTGGCGTAAACTTGAGTGGCGTATCAGGCAGCCTGTGTGGATGATCGACAGCGGAATACTGTTATCACTGACACGAGAGCAAAAGCGCCGCGGGTGGCGTCGGATATTTCGCAGCAACAAACAGAAACTGTGGCTCGCATCTGACAGCATGAGCGAGGCTGAATGGCGGCATTTACGGCAAATTTTGCTTACCGGCAAGCGCGATTCGGAGCCGGCCAAGAACCACCACCACCCGCTTTAG
- the fldB gene encoding flavodoxin FldB, which translates to MKIGLFYGSSTCYTEMAAEKIREILGEDLVELHNLKDVEPSRMEDYDILILGIPTWDFGEIQEDWEAVWDQLATLNLRGKIVAMYGMGDQLGYGEWFLDALGMLYDRLLPLGVQFIGFWPIEGFEFTSPKPLSADGKHFVGLALDEVNQFEMSEDRLQEWCDQILLEMDALL; encoded by the coding sequence ATGAAAATCGGTCTTTTCTACGGTTCAAGCACCTGTTACACCGAAATGGCAGCAGAGAAAATTCGCGAAATTTTGGGCGAAGACTTGGTGGAACTGCACAATTTAAAAGATGTCGAGCCATCCAGAATGGAGGATTACGACATACTTATCCTTGGGATTCCTACCTGGGACTTTGGCGAGATTCAGGAAGACTGGGAGGCAGTCTGGGACCAGCTCGCCACCTTGAACCTGCGCGGTAAAATCGTTGCTATGTATGGCATGGGCGACCAGCTCGGTTACGGTGAGTGGTTCCTCGATGCTCTGGGCATGCTCTACGATCGACTGCTTCCTTTAGGCGTGCAATTCATCGGTTTCTGGCCAATTGAAGGCTTCGAGTTCACCAGTCCCAAGCCTCTAAGCGCCGATGGAAAACATTTTGTCGGTCTGGCGCTGGATGAAGTTAATCAGTTCGAAATGAGCGAAGACCGACTGCAAGAGTGGTGCGATCAAATCCTGCTCGAGATGGACGCCCTGCTTTAG
- the xerD gene encoding site-specific tyrosine recombinase XerD codes for MLVEQFLDALWLERNLAENTLASYRLDLKSLLSWLEHHNTDWLRAQAIDLQSFLAERVDGGYKASSSARLLSAMRRFFQYLNRESLREDDPTALLSSPKLPQRLPKDLSEAQVESLLAAPSTDIPLELRDKSMLELLYATGLRVSELVGLTLSDISLRQGVVRVIGKGDKERLVPLGEEAVYWLENYFEHGRPWLLNGQSLDIVFPSNRSQKMTRQTFWHRIKHYAVLAGIDAEKLSPHVLRHAFATHLLNHGADLRVVQMLLGHSDLSTTQIYTHVATERLKQLHQQHHPRA; via the coding sequence ATGCTGGTCGAGCAGTTTCTCGATGCACTATGGCTGGAACGAAACCTCGCCGAAAACACTCTGGCTTCCTATCGTTTGGACCTGAAGTCGCTGCTAAGCTGGCTTGAACATCATAATACCGACTGGCTTCGGGCGCAGGCTATCGATTTGCAGTCGTTCCTGGCCGAGCGGGTTGACGGCGGCTACAAGGCCAGCAGTTCAGCGCGCCTGCTGAGTGCCATGCGACGTTTTTTCCAGTATCTAAACCGCGAATCGCTGCGTGAAGATGATCCGACCGCGCTGTTGTCTTCGCCTAAATTGCCACAGCGCTTGCCAAAGGATCTTAGTGAAGCGCAGGTGGAGTCGCTGCTTGCTGCTCCCAGCACTGACATCCCGCTGGAGCTGCGCGACAAGTCGATGCTTGAGCTACTTTATGCTACCGGTCTGCGTGTTTCCGAGCTGGTGGGATTGACACTCAGCGATATCAGCCTACGTCAGGGCGTGGTCCGCGTGATTGGTAAAGGTGATAAAGAACGATTAGTGCCGCTGGGGGAAGAGGCAGTGTACTGGCTCGAAAACTATTTTGAGCACGGCAGACCCTGGTTGCTCAACGGACAGTCACTAGACATTGTTTTTCCAAGCAATCGCAGCCAAAAAATGACACGTCAGACATTCTGGCATCGAATAAAGCATTATGCTGTGCTGGCAGGCATTGACGCCGAAAAACTGTCGCCTCACGTGCTGCGACACGCTTTTGCCACCCATTTACTGAACCATGGTGCGGACCTGCGCGTGGTACAAATGCTTTTAGGTCACAGCGATCTGTCGACCACACAAATTTATACTCATGTAGCAACGGAGCGTTTAAAGCAGCTACATCAACAACATCACCCTCGTGCCTGA
- the dsbC gene encoding bifunctional protein-disulfide isomerase/oxidoreductase DsbC encodes MKKSVMMLALLASGLSNIAHADEAAMKATFSKIGLENAEVSASPVKGLKAVTTPQGVIYVSEDGKYVLQGPLYDVSGERPVNLSNQALITKLNALQNEMIVYKAAKEQRVITVFTDITCGYCHRLHQQLKGYNDLGITVRYLAFPRAGLDSPTEKQMQSIWNTGNRNKALDEAMRGEEVSPIAKTADSKVDISKHFELGQQLGVTGTPAVILEDGTLVPGYQPPAAMAAMLGIKA; translated from the coding sequence ATGAAAAAAAGTGTCATGATGCTGGCCCTGCTAGCCTCCGGTCTGAGCAATATTGCCCATGCCGATGAAGCCGCAATGAAGGCGACTTTTAGCAAGATTGGTCTCGAAAATGCTGAAGTTAGCGCCTCGCCGGTAAAAGGTTTGAAGGCAGTAACGACGCCACAAGGCGTAATTTATGTCAGCGAAGACGGTAAGTACGTGCTGCAAGGGCCTTTATACGATGTCAGCGGCGAGCGCCCCGTGAATCTCAGTAATCAGGCATTGATCACTAAACTCAACGCTTTGCAAAATGAGATGATCGTTTATAAGGCGGCAAAAGAGCAGAGGGTGATCACGGTTTTCACCGATATTACCTGTGGCTATTGCCATCGCCTGCATCAGCAGCTGAAAGGCTATAACGATCTCGGCATAACCGTGCGCTATCTGGCATTCCCGCGCGCCGGTTTAGATTCGCCAACCGAAAAACAGATGCAATCGATCTGGAATACCGGCAATCGCAATAAGGCATTGGACGAAGCGATGCGCGGAGAAGAGGTTTCGCCGATTGCCAAAACTGCCGATAGCAAGGTTGATATCTCCAAACATTTTGAGCTGGGCCAGCAGCTTGGCGTAACGGGTACCCCCGCTGTGATACTTGAAGACGGTACACTTGTTCCGGGCTATCAACCGCCTGCGGCCATGGCCGCCATGCTTGGTATTAAAGCCTAA
- the recJ gene encoding single-stranded-DNA-specific exonuclease RecJ: protein MTVKTQLRRREVDDGADLPADLSPLLRRLYAMRGVKESQELERGVRGLLDYKQLDGIDAAVSLLQTALAERLQIMIVGDFDADGATSTALTVLSLRSMGCDSVKYLVPNRFEDGYGLSPEVVEQAAARGAQLILTVDNGISSHAGVELAHEKGIQVLITDHHLPGDTLPAAEAIINPNLHGCEFPSKSLAGVGVAFYLMLALRSKLRDSGWFEQRGLAMPNLAEWLDLVALGTVADVVPLDTNNRILVYQGLNRIRAGKCRPGVRALLEIAGRDARQLTASDLGFALGPRLNAAGRLDDMSIGVALLLSEDMAQARALASDLDALNLTRREIEQGMQVEALALCEKLETSAEDLPLGLAMYHPEWHQGVVGILASRLKERFNRPVIAFAPAGEGVLKGSGRSIQGLHMRDALERIDTLNPGLMMKFGGHAMAAGLSLEESKFDQFRDCFAELVGEWLDPSHLEGVVWSDGELTSGQMSLETAEMLRDGGPWGQAFPEPVFDGTFRILQQKLLKERHLKVMIEPLGGGPLLDGIAFNIDPTLWPDSSVREVQLAYKLDINEYRGNRSVQLMIQHLWPR from the coding sequence GTGACAGTGAAGACCCAGCTCAGACGCCGTGAAGTTGACGACGGCGCAGATTTACCTGCCGACCTGTCGCCTTTGCTGCGTCGTCTATATGCCATGCGTGGCGTAAAAGAAAGTCAGGAACTCGAGCGTGGTGTGCGCGGCCTGCTCGATTATAAACAGCTTGATGGCATCGATGCGGCCGTCAGCCTGCTACAAACTGCGCTGGCCGAAAGGCTGCAAATCATGATCGTCGGGGATTTTGATGCTGATGGTGCGACCAGCACCGCGCTTACCGTATTGTCATTGCGCAGTATGGGTTGTGACAGCGTGAAATACCTGGTGCCGAATCGTTTTGAAGATGGCTACGGGCTAAGTCCTGAAGTGGTTGAACAGGCTGCAGCACGCGGCGCTCAGCTGATTTTAACCGTAGATAACGGCATCTCGTCACACGCGGGCGTCGAGTTGGCACACGAGAAAGGCATTCAGGTGCTGATCACCGATCACCACCTGCCTGGCGACACGCTGCCCGCCGCAGAAGCGATTATTAATCCTAATCTGCATGGCTGTGAGTTTCCGTCCAAATCGCTGGCCGGGGTAGGTGTCGCGTTTTATTTGATGCTGGCGCTGCGCAGTAAACTGCGTGACAGCGGCTGGTTTGAACAACGCGGACTGGCAATGCCAAATCTGGCTGAATGGCTAGATTTAGTCGCGCTAGGAACCGTCGCCGACGTAGTTCCGCTGGATACCAATAACCGTATTCTGGTTTATCAGGGGCTTAACCGCATCCGCGCCGGCAAGTGTCGTCCCGGCGTTCGTGCGCTGCTTGAGATTGCCGGGCGCGACGCGCGTCAGCTAACTGCCAGCGATCTGGGTTTTGCGCTTGGCCCACGGCTCAACGCGGCGGGTCGTCTCGACGATATGTCTATTGGCGTTGCGCTGCTGCTCTCGGAAGATATGGCACAGGCCAGAGCGTTGGCGAGTGATTTGGACGCGTTGAACCTGACCCGTCGCGAGATTGAACAAGGCATGCAGGTTGAAGCGTTGGCGCTGTGTGAAAAGCTTGAAACCAGCGCGGAAGATTTACCGCTGGGGCTGGCGATGTATCACCCGGAATGGCATCAGGGCGTGGTCGGTATTCTGGCCTCGAGGCTGAAAGAACGTTTCAATCGCCCGGTCATTGCTTTTGCACCGGCGGGCGAGGGCGTGCTCAAAGGGTCCGGGCGTTCCATTCAGGGTTTGCACATGCGCGACGCGCTGGAGCGCATCGATACGCTGAATCCGGGGCTGATGATGAAATTTGGCGGTCACGCCATGGCAGCGGGGCTTTCGCTGGAAGAAAGCAAGTTTGACCAGTTCCGCGATTGTTTTGCCGAGCTGGTTGGTGAATGGCTCGACCCGTCCCATCTTGAAGGCGTGGTGTGGTCGGATGGTGAACTCACGTCTGGGCAGATGTCGCTGGAAACAGCAGAAATGCTGCGCGATGGCGGCCCGTGGGGACAGGCTTTTCCTGAACCTGTCTTCGATGGCACCTTCCGTATTTTGCAGCAAAAGCTGTTAAAAGAGCGCCACCTTAAGGTGATGATCGAACCGCTGGGCGGGGGGCCGCTACTCGATGGCATTGCGTTTAATATCGATCCAACGCTTTGGCCTGACAGCAGCGTGCGCGAAGTTCAGCTGGCCTACAAACTCGACATTAACGAATATCGCGGTAATCGCAGTGTTCAGTTGATGATTCAACATTTGTGGCCGCGTTAA
- the prfB gene encoding peptide chain release factor 2 (programmed frameshift), which translates to MFEINPVKNRIQDLAERAAVIRGYLDYDAKKERLEEVNAELEQPDVWNEPERAQALGKERSALEAIVDTIDDLTQGREDVTGLLELAVEAEDEETFNEAVAELDVLMTKLEQLEFRRMFSGEYDSADCYLDIQAGSGGTEAQDWASMLLRMFLRWADSRGFKTEIIEESDGDVAGTKSATVKIIGDYAFGWLRTETGVHRLVRKSPFDSGGRRHTSFSSVFVYPEVDDDIDIEINPADLRIDVYRASGAGGQHVNKTESAVRITHMPTNIVVQCQNDRSQHKNKDQAMKQLKAKLYEFEMQKKNADKQQAEDNKSDIGWGSQIRSYVLDDSRIKDLRTGVETRNTQAVLDGDLDKFIEASLKAGL; encoded by the exons ATGTTTGAAATTAATCCGGTAAAAAACCGCATTCAGGACTTGGCCGAAAGAGCCGCGGTTATCAGGGGGTATCTT GACTATGATGCCAAGAAAGAACGTCTCGAAGAAGTAAACGCCGAGCTGGAACAGCCGGACGTATGGAACGAACCTGAACGCGCGCAGGCGCTGGGCAAAGAGCGCTCGGCGCTGGAAGCCATTGTCGATACCATCGATGACCTGACTCAAGGTCGTGAAGACGTAACTGGTTTGCTGGAACTGGCCGTTGAGGCTGAAGATGAAGAAACCTTCAACGAAGCCGTAGCCGAACTCGACGTGCTGATGACCAAGCTGGAACAGCTTGAGTTCCGTCGTATGTTTTCCGGTGAATACGACAGCGCCGACTGCTATCTCGACATCCAGGCAGGCTCCGGCGGCACTGAAGCTCAGGATTGGGCCAGCATGTTGTTGCGTATGTTCCTGCGCTGGGCTGATTCCCGTGGCTTCAAAACGGAAATCATTGAAGAGTCTGATGGCGATGTTGCTGGCACCAAGTCTGCCACCGTCAAAATCATTGGCGACTACGCGTTTGGCTGGCTGCGTACAGAAACCGGCGTTCACCGCCTGGTGCGAAAGAGCCCGTTTGACTCCGGTGGTCGTCGCCATACCTCTTTCAGTTCCGTATTCGTTTATCCGGAAGTTGACGACGATATTGATATCGAAATCAACCCGGCCGATTTGCGTATCGACGTATACCGCGCTTCTGGTGCGGGTGGTCAGCACGTAAACAAAACCGAATCTGCGGTACGTATTACCCACATGCCAACCAACATTGTGGTGCAGTGTCAAAACGACCGTTCACAGCATAAGAACAAAGATCAGGCCATGAAGCAGCTTAAGGCGAAGCTTTATGAGTTTGAGATGCAAAAGAAAAATGCTGATAAACAACAGGCCGAAGACAACAAGTCCGATATCGGTTGGGGCAGCCAGATCCGTTCATACGTTCTGGATGACTCTCGTATCAAAGACCTGCGCACGGGTGTTGAAACACGCAATACACAGGCCGTATTAGATGGCGACCTGGATAAATTCATCGAAGCAAGTTTGAAAGCCGGGTTATAA
- the lysS gene encoding lysine--tRNA ligase, which translates to MSEQQPSGQQPQGAEHAQELNNELKARREKLALLRDKGIAFPNDFRRDSISDALHAAYGDKENEELEALNIEVTVGGRMMTRRIMGKASFVTLQDVGGRIQLYVSRDDLLEGQYNEEFKKWDLGDILGARGKLFKTKTGELSIHVTELRLLTKALRPLPDKFHGLADQETRYRQRYLDLIANDDSRNTFKIRSQIMAGIRKFMVEQDFMEVETPMMQVIPGGASARPFITHHNALDIDMYLRIAPELYLKRLVVGGFDRVFEINRNFRNEGVSPRHNPEFTMMELYMAYADYRDLIVLTESLFRTLTETVLGSSVVQYGDQTFDFGKPFTKLTMTEAILKYRPETNVEDLADMAKATVIAESLGIKIEKSWGLGRVVCEIFEETAESHLIQPTFITEYPAEVSPLARRNDENPEVTDRFEFFIGGREIGNGFSELNDAEDQAQRFADQVAAKDAGDDEAMFYDEDYVTALEHGMPPTAGLGIGIDRMVMLFTNSHTIRDVILFPAMRPQK; encoded by the coding sequence ATGTCTGAGCAACAACCATCTGGGCAGCAGCCACAGGGCGCAGAACACGCGCAGGAACTTAACAACGAGCTGAAAGCGCGTCGTGAGAAGCTGGCCCTTTTGCGTGATAAAGGCATCGCTTTCCCGAACGATTTCCGTCGTGATAGCATTTCCGATGCACTGCACGCTGCGTACGGCGATAAAGAAAATGAAGAGCTGGAAGCACTGAACATCGAGGTTACCGTTGGTGGCCGTATGATGACCCGTCGTATCATGGGCAAAGCCTCCTTCGTGACTCTGCAAGACGTCGGCGGTCGCATTCAGCTGTATGTTTCGCGTGACGATCTGCTTGAAGGTCAGTACAACGAAGAGTTCAAGAAGTGGGACCTTGGGGATATCCTCGGCGCTCGCGGCAAGCTGTTCAAAACCAAGACCGGCGAACTTTCTATCCACGTGACTGAATTGCGCCTGTTGACCAAAGCGCTGCGTCCGTTGCCAGACAAGTTCCACGGCCTTGCCGATCAGGAAACCCGTTACCGTCAGCGTTACCTTGATCTGATCGCTAACGACGATTCGCGTAACACTTTCAAAATCCGTTCACAAATCATGGCTGGCATCCGCAAGTTCATGGTTGAGCAGGACTTTATGGAAGTAGAAACGCCGATGATGCAGGTGATCCCGGGCGGTGCGTCTGCGCGTCCGTTTATCACTCACCACAATGCGCTGGACATCGACATGTATCTGCGTATTGCGCCAGAGCTTTACCTCAAGCGCCTGGTAGTGGGCGGCTTTGATCGCGTATTCGAGATTAACCGTAACTTCCGTAACGAAGGCGTCTCTCCGCGTCACAATCCAGAGTTCACCATGATGGAACTCTACATGGCGTATGCGGATTACCGTGACCTGATTGTGTTGACCGAATCTCTGTTCCGCACCCTGACTGAAACTGTTCTTGGCAGCAGCGTTGTGCAGTATGGCGATCAGACCTTCGACTTCGGCAAGCCGTTCACCAAGCTGACCATGACAGAAGCAATTCTGAAATACCGTCCTGAGACTAACGTGGAAGACTTGGCCGATATGGCTAAAGCGACCGTTATCGCGGAGTCTTTGGGTATCAAGATCGAGAAAAGCTGGGGTCTGGGCCGCGTAGTTTGTGAAATCTTCGAAGAAACAGCAGAAAGTCACCTGATTCAGCCGACCTTCATTACTGAATATCCGGCAGAGGTTTCTCCGCTGGCTCGCCGTAATGACGAAAATCCTGAAGTGACCGATCGCTTCGAGTTCTTCATTGGTGGACGTGAAATCGGTAACGGCTTCTCCGAGCTGAACGATGCAGAAGATCAGGCACAGCGTTTCGCCGATCAGGTTGCCGCGAAAGATGCAGGCGATGACGAAGCGATGTTCTACGATGAAGATTACGTAACTGCGCTTGAACACGGTATGCCACCAACTGCCGGCCTCGGCATTGGTATTGACCGTATGGTTATGCTGTTCACCAACAGCCACACCATCCGCGACGTTATTCTGTTCCCGGCAATGCGCCCACAGAAATAA
- a CDS encoding gluconate 2-dehydrogenase subunit 3 family protein: MSSKNTGNSRRDFLLKTIAIAPAVALNGTGFMAMSAPAQANDAKPSDSSAAVKAPDYHPTKFTAEEYAFLQAAVARLIPADDRGAGALEAGVPEFIDRQMDTPYATGANWYMQGPFHPEAEHDFGYQLPLGPFAIYQLGIADANDYAKDKFGKVFKDLNNDQQEQLLGEFESGKAEFKQVPSKVFFSFLLQNTREGFFSDPIHGGNHQMVGWKLIGFPGARADFMDWVERGERYPFPPVSISGERA; this comes from the coding sequence ATGTCGTCTAAAAATACTGGAAATTCCCGTAGAGACTTCCTTCTCAAAACCATTGCAATTGCACCTGCCGTGGCTTTAAATGGAACCGGTTTCATGGCAATGTCTGCGCCTGCTCAGGCCAATGATGCGAAACCGTCCGATTCATCGGCTGCCGTGAAGGCTCCGGATTATCATCCAACCAAATTCACCGCCGAAGAGTATGCATTTTTACAAGCTGCCGTCGCGCGTTTGATACCTGCTGACGATCGCGGCGCTGGCGCGCTGGAAGCCGGTGTTCCCGAATTTATCGACCGCCAGATGGATACGCCTTACGCAACCGGTGCCAACTGGTATATGCAGGGTCCGTTCCACCCGGAGGCCGAGCACGACTTCGGTTATCAGCTGCCGTTGGGGCCTTTCGCCATTTATCAGCTGGGTATCGCTGACGCAAATGACTACGCGAAAGACAAGTTCGGTAAGGTATTCAAAGATTTGAATAATGATCAGCAAGAGCAGCTGCTGGGCGAATTTGAGAGCGGTAAAGCCGAGTTCAAACAGGTTCCAAGCAAGGTTTTCTTCTCTTTCCTACTGCAAAACACTCGAGAAGGCTTCTTCAGCGATCCGATCCACGGTGGCAATCACCAGATGGTCGGCTGGAAGTTAATTGGATTCCCCGGTGCCCGTGCAGACTTTATGGACTGGGTTGAACGCGGCGAACGTTATCCGTTCCCGCCGGTGTCTATCAGTGGTGAAAGAGCGTAA
- a CDS encoding GMC family oxidoreductase, whose product MSKTMQKVDAVIVGFGWAGSIMAKELTEAGLSVVALERGPSRDTYPDGAYPQVVDELTYNIRKKLFQDLSKSTVTIRHNMTQTAMPYRQLNAFLPGTGTGGAGLHWSGVHFRVDPAELNLRSHYEQRYGKKFIPEGMTIQDFGVNYNELEPFFDKAEKVFGTSGSPWTIKGQQQPGAQGTGNPFAPDRSDKFPLPAQKRTYSAQLFAQAAEAVGYHPYDLPSANTSGPYTNTYGAQMGPCNFCGYCSGYACYMYSKASPNVNILPSLRQESQFELRNNSYVLRVNLTDDKKRATGVTYVDALGQQVEQPADLVILSAFQFHNVHLMLLSGIGKPYDPVTNEGVVGRNFAYQNLTTIKAFFETDKFTNTFIGAGGNGVAVDDFNADNFDHGKYGFVGGSPFWVNQAGSKPISGVATPPGTPNWGSKWKAAVADSYTHNVSMDAHGAHQSYRANYLDLDPTYKDIYGQPLLRMTFDWQPNDIKMSQFMHDKMHKIAVAMNPKLISGSPKTADTHFDSTVYQTTHMNGGAIMGEDPKTSAINRYLQSWDVHNVFVPGASAFPQGLGYNPTGMVAALTYWSAKAIRETYLKNPGPLVQA is encoded by the coding sequence ATGTCTAAAACAATGCAAAAAGTGGATGCCGTAATCGTTGGTTTCGGTTGGGCAGGCTCGATCATGGCCAAAGAACTGACTGAAGCGGGTCTGAGCGTAGTTGCGCTTGAACGTGGACCAAGTCGCGATACTTATCCAGACGGCGCCTATCCGCAGGTTGTGGATGAGCTGACCTACAACATCCGTAAAAAGCTGTTCCAGGATTTGTCCAAAAGCACCGTGACCATTCGTCATAACATGACTCAGACCGCTATGCCTTATCGCCAGCTTAACGCGTTCCTTCCTGGAACCGGTACCGGTGGTGCAGGTCTACACTGGTCGGGGGTGCATTTCCGTGTCGATCCAGCCGAATTGAACCTGCGCAGCCACTATGAGCAGCGATATGGTAAGAAATTTATACCGGAAGGTATGACTATTCAGGATTTCGGAGTTAACTACAACGAGTTAGAGCCGTTTTTCGACAAAGCTGAAAAAGTGTTTGGGACTTCCGGTTCACCATGGACCATCAAAGGCCAGCAGCAGCCTGGCGCGCAAGGTACTGGCAACCCGTTTGCTCCCGACCGCTCTGATAAATTCCCGCTGCCGGCACAAAAGCGTACCTATTCTGCACAACTGTTTGCACAAGCGGCCGAAGCGGTGGGTTATCACCCATACGACCTGCCTTCTGCCAATACCTCAGGCCCGTACACCAACACTTATGGCGCGCAAATGGGCCCGTGCAACTTCTGCGGTTATTGCAGTGGTTACGCGTGTTACATGTATTCCAAGGCTTCACCGAACGTCAACATCCTGCCTTCACTGCGCCAGGAGTCCCAGTTTGAGCTGCGCAATAACTCTTATGTGCTGCGCGTGAACCTGACCGATGATAAAAAACGCGCTACTGGCGTGACTTATGTTGACGCACTTGGCCAGCAGGTTGAGCAGCCGGCAGATTTGGTGATCCTCTCCGCATTCCAGTTCCATAACGTACACCTGATGCTGCTGTCTGGTATCGGTAAGCCTTACGACCCGGTTACCAATGAAGGTGTAGTAGGCCGTAACTTTGCCTATCAAAACCTGACAACGATCAAAGCCTTCTTTGAGACCGACAAGTTCACCAACACCTTTATCGGTGCCGGTGGTAACGGTGTGGCGGTTGACGATTTTAACGCCGACAACTTTGACCATGGTAAATACGGTTTCGTTGGCGGTTCACCATTCTGGGTCAACCAGGCCGGTTCAAAACCAATTTCAGGTGTGGCGACTCCTCCGGGCACGCCGAACTGGGGCAGTAAATGGAAAGCTGCGGTAGCGGACTCTTACACCCATAACGTCTCGATGGACGCCCACGGTGCGCACCAGTCTTATCGCGCGAACTATTTGGATCTTGATCCAACCTACAAAGACATTTATGGCCAGCCGCTGCTGCGTATGACCTTTGACTGGCAGCCAAACGACATCAAAATGTCGCAGTTTATGCACGACAAAATGCACAAAATTGCCGTTGCGATGAATCCGAAGCTGATCTCTGGCTCGCCTAAAACTGCCGATACGCATTTTGACAGCACGGTTTATCAGACAACTCACATGAATGGCGGCGCCATCATGGGTGAAGATCCTAAAACCAGTGCCATCAACCGCTATCTGCAAAGCTGGGATGTGCATAACGTCTTTGTTCCAGGCGCGTCGGCGTTCCCGCAAGGTTTGGGCTATAACCCAACCGGCATGGTTGCTGCGTTAACCTATTGGTCTGCAAAAGCAATTCGCGAGACCTATCTGAAAAACCCAGGCCCATTGGTTCAGGCATAA